A single genomic interval of Anopheles marshallii chromosome 2, idAnoMarsDA_429_01, whole genome shotgun sequence harbors:
- the LOC128718148 gene encoding zinc finger protein 420-like encodes MLLRHIIPSNNEVEEIYIVKQEDDIEGSNFNPLDSGANSEFLSQAFVNEDVEIKIEPESEHYPSEESSETYPTEGYCEQNSMIDCTEDHASQESSDKKEHTNEKREEWCVDETIPTVKVAFRQKNDISKETYDEDCPENVNQKPSHDNAVQSSKQSPISANFPENGGFHINVVQDTLSIDQQPKCRKAGRPRNKQPELLEEWFVSSTSKRRKSRIYQTDGICTGTDEMEKEDATQCYICRKGFTIRAELHKHLQKEHVKEIPFNCKICVSKTITDLHRLNLHYQQHDMTLKRRCHYCPARFSCGQAVSRHMRNVHQLQYEIDAEKHRRFVCRYCAQKFTKKYDLEKHEKKQHVEQSSDEEYLKRELMCYICNDFVGKSREDLNEHVRMHSDWLPYQCGKCDNKMINSTRVLREHLRQHAAGLAIKCVYCEKRFATLADCQHHEEREHVQEKHSDELQEAKIQSEIHDTKVIVNDGQKRFQCQSCDRSYTLLSTLRRHQNVHTLENKFECKYCGKVFSKSSSLTMHEKRNHDENSPYRCDVCCKQFKETSKLIDHRRTHSEEKPFICEVCGKCFRIRQVLKEHKLSCFGPEANQSCYCVLCAQTFDSLSIALQHVKVEHEADMSDRKCRYCDLIIREAESLVEHEFRHTLPGIITCNVCNRIFKHHKNLMRHIKMHADQPVPYMCDLCGKTFTQKGSLTIHRRIHTGERPFSCQLCQKGFVDKKEMRRHYTSHFNPQSKLYIPNAQSIAMPPEAGPTGKKYKTYNCKVCTRQFTSSSNLAKHLTTHTGEKKYVCEFCEKRFSQGGQLTVHRRIHTGERPFACDNCGDRFLDGSSFKRHKTHHLCSIITSSPSGVRTDAEDSPAELSLPIAYSSTITKIESRQ; translated from the exons atgctgcTTCG TCATATCATCCCATCGAACAATGAAGTGGAAGAGATCTACATTGTCAAACAGGAAGATGATATAGAGGGATCGAACTTTAACCCGCTAGATTCTGGAGCAAATTCAGAATTTCTTTCGCAAGCGTTTGTAAACGAAGATGTGGAAATTAAGATCGAACCGGAGAGTGAACATTATCCGAGCGAGGAATCATCTGAAACCTACCCGACTGAAGGGTATTGTGAGCAAAACAGTATGATTGATTGTACTGAAGATCATGCATCACAAGAGAGCTCTGATAAGAAGGAACACACGAATGAAAAGAGAGAGGAATGGTGCGTAGATGAAACTATACCCACAGTAAAAGTTGCATTTCGGCAGAAAAATGATATTAGTAAAGAGACATATGATGAAGATTGCCCAGAAAATGTTAACCAGAAGCCTTCGCACGACAACGCAGTCCAAAGTTCAAAACAGAGCCCAATTTCTGCCAATTTTCCGGAAAATGGAGGTTTTCACATAAATGTTGTCCAAGATACATTGAGTATAGATCAACAGCCAAAATGTCGGAAGGCTGGTAGACCACGCAACAAACAACCAGAACTATTAGAGGAATGGTTCGTTTCTTCTACCAGCAAGCGGCGAAAAAGTCGCATTTATCAAACAGATGGAATATGTACCGGAacagatgaaatggaaaaggaagatGCAACCCAGTGCTATATTTGTCGAAAAGGATTTACGATACGAGCAGAACTGCACAAACATCTTCAAAAAGAGCACGTAAAAGAAATTCCATTCAATTGTAAAATATGTGTTTCGAAGACGATTACCGATTTACATCGTTTAAATTTGCACTATCAGCAGCATGATATGACGTTGAAGCGACGCTGCCACTATTGCCCAGCCCGATTTTCTTGTGGTCAAGCCGTTAGTAGACATATGCGTAATGTACATCAATTACAATACGAAATTGATGCGGAAAAGCACAGACGCTTTGTGTGCCGTTACTGTGCCCAAAAGTTTACGAAAAAGTATGATCTagaaaagcatgaaaaaaaacaacacgtagAACAATCGAGCGATGAAGAGTACTTGAAGCGAGAGTTGATGTGTTACATCTGTAATGATTTCGTTGGTAAATCGCGCGAAGATCTTAATGAACATGTCCGAATGCACTCGGATTGGTTGCCGTATCAGTGCGGAAAATGTGATAACAAGATGATAAATTCAACAAGAGTCCTAAGGGAACATCTTCGTCAGCATGCTGCCGGACTGGCCATTAAGTGTGTCTACTGCGAGAAGCGTTTCGCAACATTAGCTGACTGTCAGCATCATGAGGAGCGTGAACACGTGCAAGAGAAACATTCGGATGAGCTGCAGGAAGCTAAAATCCAATCTGAAATACACGATACAAAAGTTATAGTAAATGATGGACAAAAACGATTTCAGTGTCAGAGCTGTGATCGTTCGTATACATTGCTAAGTACATTACGGCGCCACCAAAATGTGCACACGCTGGAAAACAAATTCGAATGCAAATATTGTGGCAAAGTATTTAGCAAATCTTCCTCGCTGACTATGCACGAGAAACGAAATCACGATGAAAATAGTCCTTACAGATGTGATGTTTGCTGTAAACAATTCAAGGAAACAAGCAAATTGATCGATCACCGTCGAACCCATTCAGAAGAGAAACCGTTTATTTGTGAGGTTTGCGGAAAGTGTTTTCGGATTCGTCAGGTGCTAAAGGAACATAAACTCAGCTGCTTCGGTCCGGAAGCTAATCAATCGTGTTACTGTGTACTTTGTGCACAAACCTTCGATAGCCTTTCCATAGCTCTGCAACACGTGAAAGTCGAACACGAAGCAGATATGTCCGACAGGAAATGCCGGTATTGTGATTTAATCATTCGTGAGGCAGAATCACTGGTTGAACACGAATTTCGTCATACACTGCCGGGCATAATCACGTGCAATGTTTGTAATCGCATCTTCAAGCATCATAAAAATCTAATGCGCCACATAAAGATGCATGCCGATCAGCCGGTGCCGTACATGTGTGATTTGTGTGGCAAAACCTTTACACAGAAGGGTTCCTTGACGATTCATCGTCGTATACATACAGGCGAACGTCCCTTCTCGTGCCAGTTGTGTCAGAAGGGATTCGTGGATAAGAAGGAAATGCGTCGGCACTATACATCCCACTTCAATCCTCAAAGTAAATTGTACATACCCAATGCCCAGTCTATAGCAATGCCCCCGGAAGCTGGCCCTACTGGAAAGAAATATAAGACGTACAACTGTAAGGTGTGCACTCGACAATTTACATCCAGCTCGAACCTTGCTAAGCATCTAACAACTCATACTG GTGAAAAGAAATATGTTTGCGAATTCTGCGAGAAACGGTTCAGTCAGGGCGGTCAGCTAACAGTACACAGACGTATACACACAGGGGAGCGTCCGTTCGCGTGTGATAACTGTGGTGATAGATTTTTGGATGGAAGCAGTTTTAAGCGCCATAAAACACATCACCTGTGCAGTATAATTACTTCATCGCCATCTGGTGTGCGTACTGACGCTGAAGATTCACCAGCGGAATTATCATTACCAATCGCATATTCTAGTACTATCACTAAAATAGAAAGTAGACAATAA
- the LOC128708336 gene encoding spindle assembly abnormal protein 6 homolog, which translates to MHKASQVDNKFIDNHLRRCAKVLFPAVPLRVNIDSVGIRKPQMFYTIVEQIDLQNLIQIRMTQVNDHSRMFVSTIDTAAYEQIRTEQSLHVTFQGFVDHLIKILDSCKREELHLALDTENNCHMLQIFEKSSFKNLTHLLLAMKNAPTDTVLFHINQSLQMLQEQTSAYTSQVQKYQIEMSSKDDAIGKLQAEITSLNGKLREQENMIFNRNSEEVTRLHQTIKHLTENKDAEEKRLKSILHSMQEKIDQLTQETYDRTERMVQETKRFEIIREDNIKLRSQNAQIKEELERIQANVSSQQSRESRSEITIAELRRQVGELQSKLKISQKQRSELEAELEAEKNICHTKKHALQLTTDELANASSVINNLNKENVKLQSKIDLRTEIAMRQEKMLLEKEKQIMELSNTVAAIQQEHEKNKSCNEEYAETIRRIKETTDLIEEKYRKKINDLILRITNSQPVEATSVLSCQGRYFRPHNRVE; encoded by the exons ATGCATAAAGCATCCCAGGTTGATAACAAATTCATCGATAACCATCTGAGAAGATGTGCTAAAGTGCTATTTCCCGCTGTCCCTTTGCGGGTAAACATCGACAGTGTTGGAATACGTAAACCGCAAATGTTTTACACGATTGTTGAACAGATTGATCTTCAAAATCTCATA CAAATAAGAATGACACAAGTAAACGATCATTCCAGAATGTTCGTTAGCACCATTGACACCGCAGCATACGAACAGATAAGAACCGAACAATCCTTACATGTAACATTCCAAGGGTTCGTCGATCATCTGATTAAAATTCTTGATAGTTGCAAAAGGGAAGAATTACATCTAGCTCTAGATACGGAAAACAATTGCCATATGCTGCAAATCTTTGAAAAGAGCTCATTCAAAAATTTAACGCATTTGTTACTTGCAATGAAAAACGCACCAACCGATACTGTCCTTTTTCACATAAATCAATCACTTCAAATGCTTCAAGAACAGACCTCTGCATATACATCCCAAGTGCAGAAGTACCAGATCGAGATGAGTTCCAAAGATGATGCCATCGGAAAACTGCAAGCAGAAATTACGTCGTTGAATGGGAAATTAAGGGAAcaagaaaacatgattttcaACAGAAACTCTGAAGAAGTTACTCGTCTGCATCAAACGATTAAACATTTAACTGAAAACAAAGATGCGGAAGAAAAGCGGTTGAAATCTATACTTCACAGCATGCAAGAGAAAATTGACCAATTAACACAGGAAACTTATGACCGCACAGAACGTATGGTGCaggaaacaaaacgttttgaaATCATACGAGAAGATAATATAAAGCTCCGTAGTCAAAATGCGCAAATCAAGGAAGAATTGGAACGAATACAGGCTAACGTTTCATCACAACAAAGCCGAGAATCTAGATCAGAGATCACTATTGCAGAATTAAGGCGTCAAGTGGGGGAACTGCAGAGCAAACTAAAGATATCCCAAAAGCAAAGGTCCGAATTGGAAGCTGAATTAGAAGCGGAGAAAAATATATGCCACACTAAAAAGCATGCATTGCAGCTGACGACCGACGAACTAGCAAATGCGTCTTCGGTTATCAATAACCTCAACAAGGAGAATGTTaaattgcaaagcaaaatcgATCTACGTACTGAAATAGCGATGCGCCAAGAGAAAATGTTgctggagaaagaaaaacaaataatggaACTAAGTAATACGGTAGCAGCGATACAGCAGGAACACGAAAAGAATAAATCTTGTAATGAAGAGTATGCAGAAACGATCAGACGCATCAAAGAAACAACGGATTTAATAGAGGAAAAGTACCGAAAAA AAATTAACGACTTGATACTGCGAATCACAAACAGTCAACCTGTTGAAGCAACATCTGTATTAAGTTGTCAAGGAAGATACTTTCGACCTCATAATAGAGTAGAATAA
- the LOC128718150 gene encoding coiled-coil domain-containing protein 12, whose product MAAATGKLEAEALKRKNRLRELRGKRTHEEHYSRINDEGTTVPKPVFRNYKPETEEFPELMPMDDHAGVVEKEVGTHLQMMKTPIVIEEIDIVNLAPRKPDWDLKRDVSKKLEKLERRTQKAIAELIRERLKAGQEQDILQAVNIAASAASVTLQETYNPEH is encoded by the exons ATGGCAGCAGCGACAGGAAAACTGGAGGCGGAAGCCCTCAAGCGTAAAAATCGTCTGCGGGAACTACGAGGAAAGCGAACACATGAGGAACATTACAGCAGAATCAACGACGAAGGTACAACTGTCCCAAA GCCTGTGTTTCGAAATTACAAGCCAGAAACTGAAGAATTTCCCGAACTCATGCCAATGGACGATCACGCCGGGGTTGTCGAAAAGGAGGTTGGTACACATCTACAAATGATGAAAACTCCGATCGTTATTGAAGAGATCGATATTGTTAATCTTGCCCCGCGGAAACCTGACTGGGATCTGAAAAGAGACGTTTCTAAAAAGTTGGAAAAATTAGAACGTAGAACGCAAAAAGCTATCGCAGAACTGATACGCGAGCGGCTGAAAGCCGGACAGGAGCAGGACATACTTCAAGCTGTAAATATTGCAGCGTCTGCTGCATCTGTAACACTTCAAGAAACGTATAATCCAGAACATTAA
- the LOC128709322 gene encoding RING finger protein narya-like produces MFVFCELCHEQRTTGELEFYITTCSHIFCRKCSSIAKECPICAKPCRTTLMNKDLPLKVKECFMNQEDQLGKIGKIYQFQNSKMDHFIEANWSVFKEYESRKQRFQKLEKMYEAYKKGIDEEQNLIIQLQQKQKENVNHGNVTNFEDNAKEDFF; encoded by the coding sequence atgtttgtgttttgtgaacTGTGCCACGAACAGCGAACAACGGGCGAGCTAGAATTCTACATAACAACTTGTAGCCATATATTTTGTCGTAAATGTTCATCAATCGCGAAGGAGTGTCCGATTTGTGCGAAACCGTGCCGAACTACACTAATGAATAAGGACTTGCCGTTGAAAGTAAAGGAGTGCTTCATGAACCAGGAAGACCAACTGGGTAAAATAGgaaaaatttatcaattccaaaacagcaaaatggATCACTTTATAGAGGCCAACTGGAGTGTATTCAAGGAGTACGAATCAAGAAAACAGCGCTTTCAGAAGCTGGAGAAGATGTATGAAGCATATAAAAAAGGAATCGATGAGGAACAGAATCTTATCATTCAGttgcaacaaaagcaaaaggaaaacgtaAACCACGGTAACGTAACAAACTTTGAAGATAACGCCAAAGAAGATTTCTTTTAA